A stretch of Nonomuraea africana DNA encodes these proteins:
- a CDS encoding ATP-binding protein: MSRSTRAHQRLAVRYFDDRILLTESSAWAYFRLPTVSYEFVTPEEREALATNITIALAAIRMPDAEVHLRVAHRAYPAAEWAMALNATSDEGPGWRDYLEEMYRHVWAKDFWSKEVYLGVRLGPRGRQLGAGVLSQLFGFYQRSEKALGLDDDHVPDSEITKWTEQAERLGRALASSALYARHATSGEVAWLFRHAATASLGDPPASASPKRRWGKGEIESLVEGQIHNGRSFLRIVQPQGDSYVAHLSFARFPDLMPFPDGEPWMHFADQLPFPVEISSRMRLIPPVKASKDVARKLAHARDMDIHIREAGAEAPIALAEQIDAARMLEHGITKERLPFVYGWHRLVVSAPTEEICLQRVEAVVEHYRDMGIDIVHSTGDQFSLFCEALPGEKVTVNAYAQRQPLRTIAGGMATATVDLGDRIETEAGWHGPYIGETVGRARSIVHFDPLVAASRNRPTAIAITGEPGGGKTTLALLMIYQMALRGVTVAVIDPKGDAESLVQLLQKRERKARIIPLGSAAPGLLDPFSFGDDIAAKKTMATETLRLLLPRMSEERESAMIQAVAAVSNAPDPSLGKVVDFLEQADDAASKNLGAVLRSMSEMHLARLCFDPSGGEQIDSEGWTTVFTLGGLTLPDATTGRDDYSYEQRLSVALLYLVSQFARRLMNGLDRRAPKAIFLDEAWAITSTPEGAKLVPEVSRMGRSRNTALVLVSQNAGDLLNEQVTNCLSSVFAFRSTERVEVDHVMALLGVEASEEHKAVLRSLGNGECIFRDLDGRAGRIGVDLISEELLRWLDTNPTHDKPGENGHDHIRGGVTGAQEVRS; encoded by the coding sequence ATGAGCAGGTCGACTCGGGCGCACCAGCGTCTGGCGGTCCGCTATTTCGACGATCGCATCCTGCTGACGGAGAGCTCCGCGTGGGCGTACTTCAGGCTGCCGACGGTCAGCTACGAGTTCGTCACGCCGGAGGAGCGCGAGGCGCTCGCCACCAACATCACGATCGCCCTGGCGGCGATCCGCATGCCGGACGCCGAGGTGCACCTGCGGGTCGCGCACCGGGCATATCCCGCGGCCGAATGGGCGATGGCGCTCAACGCGACCTCGGACGAGGGGCCCGGCTGGCGCGACTACCTGGAGGAGATGTACCGGCACGTCTGGGCCAAGGACTTCTGGTCCAAGGAGGTCTACCTCGGCGTACGGCTCGGCCCGCGCGGCAGGCAGCTCGGCGCGGGCGTGCTGTCGCAGCTGTTCGGCTTCTACCAGCGCAGCGAGAAGGCGCTGGGCCTCGACGACGACCACGTGCCGGACAGCGAGATCACCAAGTGGACCGAGCAGGCCGAGCGCCTGGGCAGGGCGCTGGCCTCCAGCGCCCTGTACGCCCGCCACGCCACCTCGGGCGAGGTCGCCTGGTTGTTCAGGCACGCGGCGACCGCCTCGCTCGGCGACCCGCCCGCCAGCGCCAGCCCGAAGCGTCGCTGGGGCAAGGGCGAGATCGAGTCGCTGGTCGAGGGGCAGATCCACAACGGCAGGTCGTTCCTGCGCATCGTGCAGCCGCAGGGCGACTCCTACGTGGCGCACCTGTCCTTCGCCCGCTTCCCCGACCTGATGCCCTTCCCCGACGGCGAGCCGTGGATGCACTTCGCCGACCAGCTCCCCTTCCCCGTGGAGATCTCGAGCAGGATGCGGCTGATCCCGCCGGTCAAGGCGTCCAAGGACGTCGCGCGCAAGCTCGCGCACGCCCGCGACATGGACATCCACATCCGCGAGGCGGGCGCGGAGGCGCCGATCGCGCTGGCCGAGCAGATCGACGCGGCCCGCATGCTGGAGCACGGCATCACCAAGGAGCGACTGCCCTTCGTGTACGGCTGGCACCGCCTCGTCGTCAGCGCCCCGACCGAGGAGATCTGCCTGCAGCGGGTGGAGGCGGTCGTCGAGCACTACCGCGACATGGGCATCGACATCGTCCACTCCACCGGCGACCAGTTCTCGCTGTTCTGCGAGGCGCTGCCGGGGGAGAAGGTGACCGTCAACGCCTATGCCCAGCGCCAGCCGCTGCGCACGATCGCGGGCGGGATGGCGACCGCGACGGTCGACCTCGGCGACCGGATCGAGACCGAGGCGGGCTGGCACGGGCCGTACATCGGAGAGACGGTCGGCCGCGCCCGCAGCATCGTGCACTTCGACCCGCTGGTGGCGGCCTCCCGCAACAGGCCGACGGCCATCGCGATCACCGGTGAGCCCGGCGGCGGCAAGACCACGCTCGCGCTGCTGATGATCTACCAGATGGCGCTGCGCGGGGTGACGGTCGCGGTGATCGACCCCAAGGGCGACGCCGAGTCGCTGGTGCAGCTGCTGCAGAAGCGCGAGCGCAAGGCCAGGATCATCCCGCTGGGCTCGGCCGCGCCAGGACTGCTCGACCCGTTCTCCTTCGGCGACGACATCGCCGCCAAGAAGACGATGGCGACGGAGACGCTGCGCCTGCTGCTGCCGCGCATGTCGGAGGAGCGCGAGTCGGCGATGATCCAGGCGGTCGCCGCGGTCTCCAACGCGCCCGACCCCTCTCTCGGCAAGGTCGTCGACTTCCTCGAGCAGGCCGACGACGCGGCTTCCAAGAACCTCGGGGCCGTGCTGCGCTCGATGTCGGAGATGCATCTGGCCAGGCTCTGCTTCGACCCCTCGGGCGGCGAGCAGATCGACTCCGAGGGGTGGACGACCGTCTTCACGCTAGGCGGCCTCACCCTGCCCGACGCGACCACGGGCCGCGACGACTACTCCTACGAGCAGCGGCTGTCGGTGGCGCTGCTCTATCTGGTCTCGCAGTTCGCCCGCAGGCTCATGAACGGCCTCGACCGGCGCGCGCCCAAGGCGATCTTCCTCGACGAGGCGTGGGCGATCACCTCCACGCCGGAGGGCGCCAAGCTGGTGCCCGAGGTCAGCCGGATGGGCCGCTCCCGCAACACCGCGCTCGTCCTGGTCTCGCAGAACGCGGGAGACCTTCTCAACGAGCAGGTGACCAACTGTCTCTCCTCGGTCTTCGCCTTCCGCTCCACCGAACGGGTGGAGGTCGACCACGTCATGGCTTTGCTCGGCGTGGAGGCCTCGGAGGAGCACAAGGCGGTTCTGCGATCTCTGGGCAACGGCGAATGCATTTTCCGTGATCTCGATGGCAGAGCGGGCCGCATAGGCGTAGACCTGATCTCCGAAGAGCTGCTGCGGTGGCTCGACACGAACCCGACGCACGACAAACCCGGGGAGAACGGGCATGATCATATTCGCGGGGGAGTGACAGGAGCGCAGGAGGTACGTTCATGA
- a CDS encoding TcpE family conjugal transfer membrane protein produces MDLPTYTNIWRIEKRLYKLYDLRLPMPLPIVWIGVFVGVLAPWSLLLWLVGISFETPWHVLYLVPPGVVTWLSTRPVIESKRLTELLQSQLRYMGEPRSWCRLTPSGEPESVTFSGRVWRAAPAPVRIKARAGARRRQAVPVVDKAREVRPAVAAAAAAAARAPVAEPATLRRGLSGATGRGTAPALTAETTLRQTASPDSGVRQSEPATRQPALPGPSVRQAASSALPVRQSASAEPVAESHEAAAAARLGELLDASHGSRRGTAKGESVVEVSEGAPQKESAQGVVEVRDNSRLADAPTVDEAPAPASRWGSRSEPSESRAPSPAKPIGTEALRRLRRLAATADAPGPSDPTPPALITPEPLGTAPAAPEPASLLEPVKAGRSEAAGPEAAGPEVAGSEVAGSEVIGSEVAASTASPSEVAEAEAVESVEIVDVAQAEDQARDQHRKGQPPRTAAVVLPASPRVWPPTPSSKPRTPPSISPSRPAPADRQDGPAQPMSPATPSPKASPMTPPARPPAMTPPRTTPPKATPPKATPPKATPATGTPATDTPAKTAAELPKAQPPPLTIRAVPAAAAPANPGAAVPGPRNETRVRRVESVVGRDSSGGWRRLAQVVVGGGGSRTDGSEIDEARTRAVFGGSRRVVVLGCTGGAGQSTTALMLGHTFAHYRDDRVLAVDASTGGTTLTSRIKVDSPETLTSLLSGLDQISGYLSMRAFTTRTGSGLEVVAADTDIGAEQRLADRTLYSDHRLGQAMRLLDHHYKLAVIDPAPALAARVLPYADQLVLVVPASEDAAEAVAMTYEWLDGHGCADLRRRAVMVVNGVSRRSMTDVEQAEAVARGRCRAIVRVPWEDDLAQGGTEPVEPGRLRPAGRRAYLALAGVVVAGFASAQSTRPSEEEVAQ; encoded by the coding sequence GTGGACCTGCCTACCTATACGAACATCTGGCGCATCGAGAAGCGGCTCTACAAGCTGTACGACCTACGGCTGCCCATGCCGCTCCCGATCGTCTGGATCGGCGTGTTCGTCGGCGTGCTCGCTCCCTGGTCCCTGCTGCTCTGGCTGGTCGGCATCTCCTTCGAGACCCCGTGGCACGTGCTCTACCTCGTGCCGCCAGGCGTCGTGACGTGGCTGTCCACCCGCCCCGTCATCGAGAGCAAGAGGCTCACCGAACTGTTGCAGTCGCAGCTGCGCTACATGGGCGAGCCGCGCTCCTGGTGCCGCCTCACGCCGTCGGGCGAGCCCGAGTCCGTCACCTTCTCCGGCAGGGTCTGGCGCGCCGCGCCCGCCCCCGTCAGGATCAAGGCCCGCGCGGGCGCCCGCAGGCGCCAGGCCGTCCCGGTGGTCGACAAGGCCCGCGAGGTACGGCCGGCCGTCGCCGCCGCGGCGGCCGCCGCCGCCCGCGCTCCGGTCGCCGAGCCCGCCACGCTGCGCCGGGGCCTCTCGGGCGCGACGGGCCGCGGCACCGCCCCCGCCCTCACCGCCGAAACCACGCTCCGCCAGACGGCTTCCCCCGACTCCGGGGTACGGCAGAGCGAGCCCGCCACCCGGCAGCCGGCTCTCCCCGGGCCTTCGGTACGGCAGGCGGCCTCCTCTGCGCTTCCTGTACGTCAGAGCGCGTCCGCCGAGCCGGTGGCCGAGTCCCATGAGGCCGCCGCCGCCGCGCGGCTCGGTGAGCTCCTGGACGCCTCCCACGGGAGCCGCAGGGGAACCGCCAAGGGCGAGTCCGTGGTGGAGGTCTCCGAGGGGGCTCCTCAGAAGGAGAGCGCGCAGGGTGTCGTCGAGGTCCGCGACAACTCTCGCCTGGCCGACGCTCCGACCGTCGACGAGGCTCCCGCACCCGCCTCCCGGTGGGGATCGCGATCCGAGCCCTCGGAGAGCCGCGCCCCTTCGCCCGCCAAGCCCATCGGCACCGAGGCGCTCCGACGCCTGCGCAGACTGGCCGCCACAGCGGACGCCCCAGGCCCGTCCGACCCGACCCCTCCCGCACTCATCACCCCCGAGCCGCTCGGCACCGCACCCGCCGCCCCCGAGCCGGCCAGCCTCCTCGAGCCTGTCAAGGCAGGCCGATCCGAAGCTGCCGGCCCCGAGGCTGCCGGCCCCGAGGTGGCTGGTTCTGAGGTGGCTGGTTCTGAGGTGATCGGGTCTGAGGTGGCGGCATCGACGGCGAGTCCGTCGGAGGTCGCTGAGGCGGAAGCGGTCGAGTCCGTGGAAATCGTCGACGTGGCCCAGGCCGAGGATCAGGCGCGGGACCAGCACCGCAAGGGGCAGCCGCCGAGGACCGCCGCCGTCGTCCTGCCCGCCTCGCCGCGAGTCTGGCCGCCCACCCCCTCGTCCAAGCCACGCACGCCTCCCTCGATCTCCCCGAGCAGGCCGGCCCCCGCCGACCGGCAGGACGGCCCGGCGCAGCCGATGTCCCCCGCCACGCCGAGTCCCAAGGCGTCCCCCATGACGCCGCCGGCCAGGCCGCCCGCCATGACGCCCCCGCGGACCACGCCGCCCAAGGCCACCCCGCCCAAGGCCACCCCGCCCAAGGCCACCCCGGCCACTGGCACGCCGGCCACTGACACGCCGGCCAAGACCGCGGCCGAGTTGCCCAAGGCGCAGCCGCCCCCGTTGACCATCAGGGCGGTGCCCGCCGCGGCCGCACCCGCCAACCCCGGCGCGGCCGTCCCCGGCCCACGCAACGAGACCAGGGTGCGCAGGGTCGAATCCGTCGTCGGCCGCGACTCCTCAGGCGGCTGGCGCAGACTCGCCCAGGTGGTCGTCGGCGGTGGCGGCAGCCGTACCGACGGGTCTGAGATCGACGAGGCGCGCACGCGCGCGGTGTTCGGCGGCAGCAGACGGGTCGTCGTGCTCGGCTGCACGGGCGGCGCCGGCCAGAGCACCACCGCGCTGATGCTCGGCCACACCTTCGCCCACTACCGCGACGACCGCGTGCTCGCGGTCGACGCGAGCACCGGCGGCACCACGCTGACCAGCCGCATCAAGGTCGACTCGCCCGAGACGCTGACCAGCCTGCTGTCGGGGCTCGACCAGATCAGCGGCTACCTGAGCATGCGCGCCTTCACCACCCGCACCGGCAGCGGGCTCGAGGTCGTCGCCGCCGACACCGACATCGGCGCCGAGCAGCGCCTGGCCGACCGCACGCTCTACTCCGACCACCGGCTCGGCCAGGCGATGAGGCTGCTCGACCACCACTACAAGCTGGCCGTCATCGACCCCGCCCCCGCCCTGGCCGCGCGCGTCCTGCCGTACGCCGACCAGCTGGTGCTGGTGGTCCCCGCCAGCGAGGACGCCGCGGAGGCGGTGGCGATGACGTACGAGTGGCTCGACGGGCACGGCTGTGCCGACCTGCGCAGGCGGGCGGTCATGGTGGTCAACGGCGTGAGCAGGCGCAGCATGACCGACGTCGAGCAGGCCGAGGCGGTGGCCAGGGGCCGGTGCAGGGCGATCGTCAGAGTGCCGTGGGAGGACGACCTGGCGCAGGGCGGCACCGAGCCCGTCGAGCCGGGCCGGCTGCGACCGGCGGGACGGCGGGCCTACCTCGCCCTGGCCGGAGTCGTGGTGGCGGGATTCGCATCAGCACAGAGCACACGTCCTAGCGAGGAGGAAGTGGCCCAGTGA
- a CDS encoding conjugal transfer protein, whose translation MPAATGQAFPSERASAFATQFASIYLNMKSEELDQRSRQLAPYLQSDEDPQFGWDGYGRMFAANLQPFGVEVIDDSNGVVTLAFQSGARRFLLSVPVYYSGGRFVVSGRPALLPAPAPAELPQVAQPEGDEAAEAELRPQLQGFFKAYADGSSDLSRYLVAGKSLPSFGGAFTFVELKSVVVPVGGATREIQAVVVWGVPTGATPSATPSATDPSAVGGRLEQAYRLTVEKQGDKWYVEDIRGAGRAVG comes from the coding sequence GTGCCCGCGGCGACAGGCCAGGCATTTCCCTCCGAGCGCGCCTCCGCGTTCGCGACCCAGTTCGCCAGCATCTACCTCAACATGAAGTCCGAGGAGCTCGACCAGCGCAGCCGGCAGCTCGCGCCGTACCTGCAGTCGGACGAGGACCCGCAGTTCGGCTGGGACGGCTACGGGCGCATGTTCGCCGCCAACCTCCAGCCGTTCGGCGTGGAGGTCATCGACGACAGCAACGGGGTCGTCACGCTGGCCTTCCAGTCCGGCGCCCGCAGGTTCCTGCTGTCGGTGCCCGTCTATTACTCGGGCGGCAGGTTCGTGGTCTCGGGGCGCCCCGCGCTGCTGCCCGCGCCGGCCCCCGCCGAGCTGCCGCAGGTGGCCCAGCCCGAGGGCGACGAGGCCGCGGAGGCCGAGCTGCGCCCGCAGCTGCAGGGCTTCTTCAAGGCCTACGCCGACGGCAGCTCCGACCTTTCGCGCTACCTCGTCGCGGGCAAGAGCCTGCCCAGCTTCGGGGGCGCCTTCACCTTCGTCGAGCTCAAGAGCGTCGTGGTGCCTGTGGGGGGTGCCACCAGAGAGATCCAGGCAGTCGTCGTGTGGGGCGTGCCGACCGGCGCGACCCCGTCGGCGACGCCGAGCGCCACCGACCCGAGCGCGGTCGGCGGCCGCCTCGAGCAGGCCTACCGCCTCACTGTCGAGAAGCAGGGCGACAAATGGTACGTCGAAGACATCCGCGGCGCCGGTCGGGCCGTTGGATAG
- the ychF gene encoding redox-regulated ATPase YchF: MSLSIGIVGLPNVGKSTLFNALTKSANALAANYPFATIEPNVGIVGVPDDRLATLAEIFGSAKILPAKVEFVDIAGLVKGASEGQGRGNQFLANIRDTDAICQVIRVFSDPDVTHVDGEISPRRDIETINTELIMADLQTVEKAIPRLQKEARTNKDKKGALDAAEAALKVLETGKTIFESRLAELDRAELRDLHLLTAKPFLYVFNLDADELVDTALRAQLSELVAPAEAVFLDAKIESELVELSDEEALELLQSVGQEESGLSQLARVGFETLGLQTYLTAGPKETRAWTIRKGATAPEAAGVIHTDFQRGFIKAEVVSFDDLVAVGSIANARSAGKARIEGKDYVMRDGDVVEFRFNV, from the coding sequence GTGAGCCTCAGCATCGGCATCGTCGGCCTGCCCAACGTCGGCAAGTCCACCCTCTTCAACGCGCTGACCAAGAGCGCCAACGCTCTCGCGGCCAACTACCCGTTCGCCACGATCGAGCCGAACGTGGGCATCGTGGGCGTGCCCGACGACCGCCTGGCCACGCTGGCCGAGATCTTCGGCTCGGCCAAGATCCTGCCCGCCAAGGTCGAGTTCGTCGACATCGCGGGCCTGGTGAAGGGCGCCTCCGAAGGACAGGGTCGGGGCAACCAGTTCCTGGCCAACATCCGCGACACCGACGCCATCTGCCAGGTGATCAGGGTCTTCAGCGATCCCGACGTCACCCACGTCGACGGCGAGATCTCGCCCAGGCGCGACATCGAGACGATCAACACCGAGCTGATCATGGCCGACCTGCAGACGGTCGAGAAGGCCATCCCGCGCCTGCAGAAGGAGGCGCGCACCAACAAGGACAAGAAGGGCGCGCTCGACGCCGCCGAGGCGGCGCTGAAGGTGCTCGAGACCGGCAAGACCATCTTCGAGAGCCGGCTTGCGGAGCTCGACCGCGCGGAGCTGCGCGACCTGCACCTGCTGACGGCCAAGCCGTTCCTGTACGTCTTCAACCTCGACGCCGACGAGCTCGTCGACACCGCGCTCAGGGCGCAGCTGTCGGAGCTGGTGGCGCCAGCCGAGGCGGTGTTCCTCGACGCCAAGATCGAGTCGGAGCTGGTGGAGCTGTCCGACGAGGAGGCGCTGGAGCTGCTGCAGTCCGTCGGGCAGGAGGAGTCGGGGCTCTCGCAGCTGGCGCGGGTAGGGTTCGAGACGCTCGGGCTGCAGACGTACCTGACGGCGGGTCCCAAGGAGACGCGCGCCTGGACGATCCGCAAGGGCGCCACGGCTCCCGAGGCGGCGGGCGTCATCCACACCGACTTCCAGCGCGGGTTCATCAAGGCGGAGGTCGTGTCCTTCGACGACCTGGTGGCGGTGGGCTCCATCGCCAACGCCCGTTCGGCGGGCAAGGCGCGCATCGAGGGCAAGGACTACGTGATGCGCGACGGCGACGTCGTGGAGTTCCGCTTCAACGTGTGA
- a CDS encoding DNA recombination protein RmuC yields MDVVSLLIGLALGIAVGFLLARTRAAVRVAEADARARSAADKLVYVEEQLAERFQSLSTRALDVNNVRFLELAETRMAASRAEATGDLDQRRQAVEHLVEPLKDLLARVETQLRDTESGQRAARAELTQQMEFVRQSNDQLRSQTTALVRALQRPEARGRWGELQLRRVAEIAGMQRFCDFDEQVVEGAHRPDMVVRLAGGKNIVVDSKVSLAAYLEAAETGDESLASVRLDAHARHIREHIDRLAAKAYWQGFNPSPEFVVLFIPGEAFLSPALERDPSLLEYAMHKRVHIATPTTLITMLRTAHYAWQQAALSENARAVFELGKELYERLSSLGRNVESLGKALTRAVESYNKTVGSLESRVLVTARKLHDLGVVDGELDSPEMLEGLPRPLASPELLETSSLISHANGKLAGDLS; encoded by the coding sequence ATGGATGTCGTCTCGCTCCTCATCGGCCTCGCACTCGGAATCGCGGTCGGCTTCCTGCTGGCCAGGACCCGCGCCGCCGTACGGGTGGCGGAGGCCGACGCGCGCGCCAGGTCCGCGGCCGACAAGCTCGTCTACGTCGAGGAGCAGCTGGCCGAGCGCTTCCAGTCCCTGTCGACGCGCGCGCTCGACGTCAACAACGTCCGCTTCCTCGAGCTGGCCGAGACCCGCATGGCGGCGAGCAGGGCCGAGGCGACCGGCGACCTCGACCAGCGGAGGCAGGCCGTCGAGCACCTGGTGGAGCCGCTGAAGGACCTCCTGGCGCGGGTCGAGACCCAGCTGCGCGACACCGAGTCGGGACAGCGGGCCGCCCGCGCCGAGCTGACGCAGCAGATGGAGTTCGTCAGGCAGAGCAACGACCAGCTGCGCTCCCAGACCACCGCGCTGGTCAGGGCGCTGCAGCGGCCCGAGGCCAGGGGCCGGTGGGGCGAGCTCCAGCTCCGCAGGGTCGCCGAGATCGCGGGCATGCAGCGCTTCTGCGACTTCGACGAGCAGGTCGTCGAGGGCGCCCACCGGCCCGACATGGTCGTACGGCTGGCGGGCGGCAAGAACATCGTCGTCGACTCGAAGGTCTCCCTCGCCGCCTACCTGGAGGCCGCGGAGACCGGCGACGAGTCGCTGGCCTCGGTGCGCCTCGACGCCCACGCCAGGCACATCCGCGAGCACATCGACCGCCTGGCCGCGAAGGCCTACTGGCAGGGCTTCAACCCCTCGCCCGAGTTCGTGGTGCTGTTCATCCCGGGTGAGGCCTTCCTCTCCCCCGCTCTGGAGCGCGACCCCTCGCTGCTGGAGTACGCGATGCACAAGCGCGTGCACATCGCCACCCCCACCACGCTGATCACCATGCTGCGCACCGCGCACTACGCCTGGCAGCAGGCGGCGCTCAGCGAGAACGCCCGCGCGGTCTTCGAGCTGGGCAAGGAGCTCTACGAGCGGCTGTCGTCGCTCGGGCGCAACGTCGAGTCGCTCGGCAAGGCGCTCACCAGGGCCGTCGAGTCGTACAACAAGACGGTCGGCTCCCTGGAGAGCAGGGTGCTGGTCACCGCGCGCAAACTGCACGATCTGGGCGTCGTGGA